The genome window CCTGACCTACCAGCAGCTCGTAAAACGAGCGGTAGCCTTCGTCGAGGGCGCGATTAGGACTGACGCCTGCGATGAGCACGCCGAGCGGTTCAGCTTGCCTAGAGGAGGCAATCGGCATGACCAGAGCTGAGTGAACCAACTCTTGCCAGGGACCACCCGCCACAGCCAGGTGCTCGTCAACTGCCTCAACTAAGACAGTTTCGCCAGCACAGGCACGCTCTAGAGGCCGGATCTGGTTCTGCCCGCTGCGGAGGTCAACCAACTGTGGACTAGCAGCTTCGCCTACTGGAAGCCCCACCGCACCATGCAGGCGAAGCGTTTTGCCATCCGGTTCGTGCAGATAGAGGAGTGCAAAGGGGACATCGAGGGGGTGTGCGGCTATCGCTGCAACGATATCGAGGCAGGTTGCCTCCACACTGCGAGTCTCGCCTGCCTTCGCTGCCAAATCGCGCAACAGCCGCAGCCGCCGTTCGCCTAGAATTTGCTGCGTAACCTCGCTACAGACGGCAAGCATGCCGACGATTTGGCCGGAATCGTCCTCAGCGGGAGCGTGGGAAACGCTGAAGTAGGACTCTTCGCGGTAGCCGGAGCGCTCCATAACCAGCATGAGCGCCGGTAGCCAGTTGGCCACCCCTGTCGCCATGACTTCCTCGATCATCGGGCCGAGCGTGTCCCAGGCTTCGGCAAGGGTGATGCGAATGTCAAGGCCTAGCGCGGCGGGGTGCTTATCGCCGATCAGCTGAGAGTAGGCATCGTTGTAGAACTGAATGAGCTCAGGGCCCCAGGTAAGGACCATGGGATAACGTGAGGCCAACAGTGTTTTGACTAGCGATTTGAGGCTTTGCGGCCAGGTGGCCATCGGTCCCAGCGTAGTTTTGGACCAGTCGAAGCAGCTGATGCGCTCAGCCATGCCGCCACCCTTGGCTAAGACCGCTGCCGCTGTGGCATCATTCGGGGCTCCATTACCTGTCACCAAATCGTCTGGAGGTGAGGGCAAGTTAGAGCTTAGCTCCGAGGAGGCTCTACTTGGTTCCTCTTGAAGACTTGGTTCACCCTGAAACCGTGGTTGAGCAGCAGACTCCATGTTCACATTCTAGAAAGACTTGCCTAGTCAGACGGCTGCGTCTCCTTATGCCACTCTAACGAAAATCAGCTTGCACTCCTCTGGACAATTAGGGGCAAGCGTGACCGCTTCAGCTCTACTCTGTATCTATTTTGTCTCTATGTAAAGGTCATTAATTGATGATTTAACAATGCTATCTAACTCATTTTCTGGGCTGCTCTTATAGAAGCAGACAAACAGTAAAAGCAGCTCCCTGACCGCACTGCTATTTGCCTTGACACTGCCACTGTGGGTTTCAGAAATGCGTTTGGCAATCGCTACATCCAGGCCACTGCTATTGCCATGACGGCAGGGATTTGTGGTGTAAAATTGCGCGACAGTGTGGAGTAAAATGCGAGGTCATCAGCCCATTGTTCTACCGACTTGTGCTCAAGTTTATGATTAAGCTCATAGTTAAATTAATAATCAGGATTGATCATTAAGAGTGATTTGCCGAACGGCGTCGGAGCACAGCTCTAATACGGTTCAGGAGTTCACTGATATGAAGGGCTTAGTAATGTAATCATCTGCGCCTGCCTCAAAAGCGCGGACTTTATCAATTTTTTATACCCAAAGAGGGTGACGGTCGACTAATGTAACGGCGTAGAGCGATAGAAGATACAAAAAAACGGGTTGAGTTCCGCAAACTAAAGGAAAGGACAAACCGGGTGAATCCCTTCTGTTGCTGAATTAGTGAAGCAAGGTAATGATGCCTGCTGTCCAGCAGGTTCGTCCTGTAAAATACGCCAGATAATACTCTTTACCCCATTATCCCAGGCCTCTGCCGCCCCACAGAGCCTGAAACTGGGTCTTGAGTCGTGATCCACAGTCAGCGCTGCTTAAAGGATTTGAACATGTCAACCCAACAGTTAGTCAGAGAAGCGGGTGATCTCGACCCCCAACAGCTTCTGCACACTCTGGCGGCGGTTAAGAGAGGCGACTTCTCGGTTCGCATGCCTATTGACCAGGTTGGTTTAGCAGGCAAGATCGCTGACACGCTCAACGACATCATTGACCTGAACGAGCGGATGGCAGCAGAGCTAGACCGCATCGGTACCGTGGTTGGCAAAGAAGGCAAAATCCAAGAGCGAGCCTCTTTAGGTAGTGCAGGCGGATCCTGGAAGCGCAGCGTTGACTCGGTCAATACATTAATCACTGATTTGGTTCAGCCCATGGCTGAGACCTCACGGGTAATCCGGGCAGTTGCCAATGGCGATTTGTCGCAAACGATTGCGCCAGGTATTGAAGATCGACCGCTGAAGGGCGAATTCCTGCAAACTGCGCAGATCGTCAACACGATGGTGGACCAACTCAGTTCCTTTGCCTCTGAGGTCACCCGTGTGGCTCGCGAAGTGGGTACTGAAGGCAAACTGGGCGTCCAAGCCGAAGTGACAGGGGTTGCAGGCACCTGGAAGGACCTGACCGACTCGGTCAACTCAATGGCTGGCAACTTGACGGCGCAGGTGCGCAACATCGCCGAAGTCACCACAGCTGTAGCCAATGGCGACTTGTCCAAAAAAATCACCGTCGATGTCAAAGGTGAAATCCTGGAGCTGAAGAACACGATCAACATCATGGTGGATCAGCTCAACTCCTTTGCCTCTGAGGTAACGCGGGTGGCCCGCGAGGTAGGCACCGAAGGCAAACTGGGCGTGCAGGCTGATGTCAAAGGTGTGGCCGGGACCTGGAAAGATCTGACCGATTCGGTGAACTCGATGGCTGGCAACTTGACGGCGCAGGTGCGCAACATTGCCGAAGTGACCACGGCAGTAGCCAATGGTGACCTGTCCAAGAAGATTACCGTCGATGTCAAAGGCGAAATCCTGGAGCTGAAAAACACGGTCAACGTGATGGTGGACCAGCTCAACTCCTTTGCTTCTGAGGTCACCCGGGTAGCCCGCGAGGTGGGCTCCGAAGGCAAGCTGGGCGTGCAGGCCGAAGTGCGCGACGTGGCGGGCACTTGGAAAGACCTCACCGAGTCGGTGAATTTCATGGCGGGCAGCTTGACGGCTCAAGTGCGCAACATTGCCGAAGTGACCACGGCGGTAGCCAACGGTGACTTGTCCAAGAAGATCACCGTGGACGTCAAGGGCGAAATCCTGGAGCTGAAAGACACGATCAACGTGATGGTGGATCAGCTCAGCTCCTTCGCCTCTGAGGTCACCCGTGTGGCTCGCGAGGTGGGTACCGAAGGCAAGCTGGGTGTGCAAGCTGAAGTGCGCGGTGTGGCGGGCACCTGGAAAGATCTGACCGACAACGTCAACTCGATGGCTGGCAACCTCACGGGCCAAGTGCGGAACATTGCCGAAGTTGCGACGGCAATTGCCAATGGCGACCTGTCCAAGAAAATCACCGTCGATGTCAAAGGTGAAATCCTGGAGCTGAAAAACACGATCAACATCATGGTGGATCAGCTCAACTCCTTTGCCTCTGAGGTGACGCGGGTAGCCCGCGAGGTGGGCTCCGAAGGGAAGTTGGGCGGTCAGGCTGAAGTGCGCGGCGTGGCGGGGACTTGGAAAGACCTAACCGACTCAGTGAACTTCATGGCGGGCAGCTTGACAGCCCAGGTGCGCAACATTGCCGAAGTGACCACGGCAGTGGCGAACGGTGACTTGTCCAAGAAGATCACCGTGGACGTCAAGGGCGAGATCTTGGAGCTGAAGAACACGATCAACATCATGGTGGATCAGCTCAACTCCTTCGCCTCTGAGGTGACGCGGGTAGCGCGGGAGGTGGGTACCGAAGGCAAACTGGGCGTGCAAGCCGAAGTGCGCGGCGTGGCCGGGACCTGGAAGGACCTGACCGACTCAGTGAACTCGATGGCCGGCAACCTCACGGCCCAGGTGCGCAACATTGCCGAAGTGACCACCGCAGTGGCGAAAGGCGATCTCTCCAAGAAGATCACCGTCGATGTCAAGGGCGAGATCTTGGAGCTGAAGAACACGATCAACATCATGGTGGATCAGCTCAGCTCCTTCGCCTCTGAGGTGACGCGGGTGGCTCGCGAGGTGGGCACTGAAGGCAAACTGGGCGTGCAAGCTGAGGTGCAGGGGGTCGCTGGCACCTGGAAAGACTTGACCGATAACGTCAACTCAATGGCTGGCAACCTCACGGGCCAGGTGCGTAACATCGCCGAGGTTGCAACTGCGATCGCCAATGGCGACTTGTCCAAGAAAATCACAGTGCAAGTCAAAGGCGAAATTCTGGAGCTGAAGAACACGATCAACGTGATGGTGGATCAGCTCAGCTCCTTTGCCTCTGAGGTCACGCGGGTGGCCCGTGAGGTAGGCTCCGAAGGCAAACTGGGTGTACAAGCTGATGTCCGGGGTGTGGCCGGGACCTGGAAGGACCTGACCGAATCGGTGAACTTCATGGCGGGCAGCTTGACGGCTCAGGTGCGCAACATCGCCGCTGTGACGACGGCAGTAGCCAATGGCGACCTGTCCAAAAAGATCACTGTCGATGTCAAAGGCGAAATTTTAGAGCTGAAGAACACGGTCAACACGATGGTGGACCAGCTCAACTCCTTTGCCTCTGAGGTGACGCGGGTGGCGCGGGAAGTGGGCTCCGAAGGCAAGCTGGGCGTGCAAGCCGAAGTGCGCGGTGTGGCTGGGACCTGGAAGGATCTGACTGAATCGGTGAACTTCATGGCGGGCAGCTTGACGGCCCAAGTGCGCAACATCGCTGAAGTGACCACGGCGGTGGCCAACGGTGACTTGTCCAAAAAAATCACCGTGGACGTCAAAGGCGAAATTTTAGAGCTGAAGAACACGATCAACACGATGGTGGACCAGCTCAACTCCTTTGCCTCTGAGGTCACGCGGGTAGCGCGCGAGGTGGGTAGCGAGGGCCGGTTGGGAGTGCAAGCCTACGTGCGCGGCGTAGCCGGAACCTGGAAGGATCTGACCGATTCGGTGAACTCGATGGCCGGCAACCTCACGGCGCAGGTGCGCAACATCGCTGAGGTGACCAAGGCGGTGGCCAACGGTGACTTGTCCAAGAAGATCACGGTCGATGTCAAAGGCGAGATCTTGGAGCTGAAAGACACGATCAACGTGATGGTGGATCAGCTCAGCTCCTTTGCCTCGGAGGTGACGCGGGTGGCCCGCGAGGTGGGCACCGAAGGCAAACTAGGGGGGCAGGCGCAGGTGCGCGGCGTGGCGGGCACTTGGAAAGACTTGACTGACAACGTCAACTCGATGGCTGGTAACTTGACTGCCCAGGTGCGAGGTATCGCCAAAGTAGTGACAGCGGTGGCTAATGGCGACTTAAAACGCAAGTTAATGCTAGAAGCCAAGGGCGAAATCGAAACCCTGGCCGACACGATTAACGAGATGATCGATACCCTAGCCACATTTGCCGATCAGGTGACTACTGTGGCTCGTGAGGTGGGCATTGAGGGCAAGCTGGGGGGTCAGGCTAGAGTGCCAGGCGCTTCAGGAACCTGGCGCGATCTGACAGACAACGTCAACGAGCTAGCGGCCAATCTAACCACGCAGGTACGAGCCATCGCAGAGGTGGCCATCGCTGTAACCAAGGGCGATTTAACCCGGTCGATTGCTGTGGAAGCGCAAGGCGAGGTTGCGGTCCTCAAAGACAACATCAACCAGATGATCGCCAACCTGCGCGAGACCACGCAGAAGAACACCGAGCAAGACTGGTTGAAAACCAACCTGGCGAAATTCACCCGTATGCTGCAAGGTCAGCGCGATTTGCTGACCGTTTCCAAACTGATTTTGTCGGAACTGGCGCCGCTGGTTTCGGCCCAACATGGGGTCTTTTACTTAGTTGAAGAAGGCATGCGCGATCGTGCCGGGCAGGACCCATTGCAACTGCCCGCCTATCTCAAACTACTTAGCACCTATGCCTATCGTGAGCGCAAGCGCTTGGCCAATCGGTTTGAAATGGGCGAAGGTTTGGTCGGACAGTGCGCTCTGGAAAAGGAACGGATTCTGCTGACCGAAGTGCCGGATGATTACATCAAAATCAGTTCCGGACTGGGAGAGTCTGTGCCTCTCAATGTTGTGGTGTTGCCGGTCCTGTTCGAGGGTCAGGTAACCGCTGTGATCGAGCTGGCTTCGTTCCGGCACTTCAGCGAAATTCACCTATCTTTCTTCGATCAGCTCACCGAAAGTATTGCCATCGTGCTTAATACGATTGCAGCCAGTATGCGAACTGAGGAATTGCTCAAACAATCCCAATCTCTGGCCGAAGAATTGCAAACGCAGCAAGCCGAATTGCGCGAGACCAACAAGCGCCTAGAACTGCAAGCACAGTCCCTGAAAGCGTCTGAAGAACTGCTCAAGAACCAGCAGGAGCAATTGCAGCAAACCAATGAAGAATTGGAACAGAGATCGCAATTGCTAGCTCTGCAAAACCAAGAAGTTGAGCGCAAGAATCTGGAGATCGAGCAGGCCAGACGCTCTCTGGAAGAGAAGGCGGAGCAATTAGCTCTAACCTCCAAGTACAAGTCCGAGTTTCTGGCCAATATGTCCCATGAACTGAGGACGCCACTCAACAGTCTGCTAATTCTGGCGCGGTTACTAACCGATAACCCCGAAGGAAATTTGACTTCCAGGCAAGTCGAATACAGCCGCACCATTCATTCGGCTGGAACTGACTTGTTAGGGCTGATCAATGACATTCTGGATCTGGCCAAAATCGAGTCCGGCACGATGTCAGTGGACATTGACCAAGTGGTCCTGACTGAAGTCGCTGGTCAAATGGAGCGTAACTTCTGGCAAGTCGCTCATGATAAAGGTCTGAGTTTTATAACTGAACTGGCACCAGAGCTGCCGAGGGCAATTTATACAGACTCGAAGCGCTTACAACAAGTGCTGAGGAATCTGCTCTCCAATGCCGTTAAGTTCACCGAGCAGGGGCAGGTGCTGCTGCGCGTCTATCGAGCAACCCAGGGCTGGAGCCCTGAGCAGGAAACCCTCAACTACGCCAGTGACGTATTGGCTTTCTCAGTGGTCGATACTGGCATTGGCATTGCCACCGATAAGCAAAAGCTGATTTTCGAGGCATTTCAGCAGGCTGACGGTAGCACTAGCCGCAAATACGGCGGCACTGGCCTGGGCTTATCGATCAGCCGCGAAATTGCTCAGCTGTTGGGCGGCGAAATTCAGCTCAGTAGCCGTCTTGGCGAGGGCAGCACGTTTACGCTCTACTTGCCCCTGACCTACGTGCCCAATGCCGATGCCAGACGACGGTTACGCAATGCAGCCCCCACGCCGGTGAGCACGCCGACGCCAACCGAAACAACCATCCGTCCCTTGGCTCCGGCTGTTACTAATCCGCCGGTGGTTCCGCAACCAGTACTCCCTCAATCACAAACCACGATTGCCGATGACCGCAATGGCATTACGCCAGGGGAGCGTGTGCTGCTGATTGTGGAAGATGACCCTAACTTTGCGCGGTTGCTCTTGGATATGGCACGCCAACAGGGGTTCAAGGGTCTGATTGCGCAAGGCGGCAGTTCTGGTCTGGCTCTGGCCCGAGAATTTAGACCCGATG of Leptolyngbya sp. FACHB-261 contains these proteins:
- a CDS encoding HAMP domain-containing protein, whose product is MSTQQLVREAGDLDPQQLLHTLAAVKRGDFSVRMPIDQVGLAGKIADTLNDIIDLNERMAAELDRIGTVVGKEGKIQERASLGSAGGSWKRSVDSVNTLITDLVQPMAETSRVIRAVANGDLSQTIAPGIEDRPLKGEFLQTAQIVNTMVDQLSSFASEVTRVAREVGTEGKLGVQAEVTGVAGTWKDLTDSVNSMAGNLTAQVRNIAEVTTAVANGDLSKKITVDVKGEILELKNTINIMVDQLNSFASEVTRVAREVGTEGKLGVQADVKGVAGTWKDLTDSVNSMAGNLTAQVRNIAEVTTAVANGDLSKKITVDVKGEILELKNTVNVMVDQLNSFASEVTRVAREVGSEGKLGVQAEVRDVAGTWKDLTESVNFMAGSLTAQVRNIAEVTTAVANGDLSKKITVDVKGEILELKDTINVMVDQLSSFASEVTRVAREVGTEGKLGVQAEVRGVAGTWKDLTDNVNSMAGNLTGQVRNIAEVATAIANGDLSKKITVDVKGEILELKNTINIMVDQLNSFASEVTRVAREVGSEGKLGGQAEVRGVAGTWKDLTDSVNFMAGSLTAQVRNIAEVTTAVANGDLSKKITVDVKGEILELKNTINIMVDQLNSFASEVTRVAREVGTEGKLGVQAEVRGVAGTWKDLTDSVNSMAGNLTAQVRNIAEVTTAVAKGDLSKKITVDVKGEILELKNTINIMVDQLSSFASEVTRVAREVGTEGKLGVQAEVQGVAGTWKDLTDNVNSMAGNLTGQVRNIAEVATAIANGDLSKKITVQVKGEILELKNTINVMVDQLSSFASEVTRVAREVGSEGKLGVQADVRGVAGTWKDLTESVNFMAGSLTAQVRNIAAVTTAVANGDLSKKITVDVKGEILELKNTVNTMVDQLNSFASEVTRVAREVGSEGKLGVQAEVRGVAGTWKDLTESVNFMAGSLTAQVRNIAEVTTAVANGDLSKKITVDVKGEILELKNTINTMVDQLNSFASEVTRVAREVGSEGRLGVQAYVRGVAGTWKDLTDSVNSMAGNLTAQVRNIAEVTKAVANGDLSKKITVDVKGEILELKDTINVMVDQLSSFASEVTRVAREVGTEGKLGGQAQVRGVAGTWKDLTDNVNSMAGNLTAQVRGIAKVVTAVANGDLKRKLMLEAKGEIETLADTINEMIDTLATFADQVTTVAREVGIEGKLGGQARVPGASGTWRDLTDNVNELAANLTTQVRAIAEVAIAVTKGDLTRSIAVEAQGEVAVLKDNINQMIANLRETTQKNTEQDWLKTNLAKFTRMLQGQRDLLTVSKLILSELAPLVSAQHGVFYLVEEGMRDRAGQDPLQLPAYLKLLSTYAYRERKRLANRFEMGEGLVGQCALEKERILLTEVPDDYIKISSGLGESVPLNVVVLPVLFEGQVTAVIELASFRHFSEIHLSFFDQLTESIAIVLNTIAASMRTEELLKQSQSLAEELQTQQAELRETNKRLELQAQSLKASEELLKNQQEQLQQTNEELEQRSQLLALQNQEVERKNLEIEQARRSLEEKAEQLALTSKYKSEFLANMSHELRTPLNSLLILARLLTDNPEGNLTSRQVEYSRTIHSAGTDLLGLINDILDLAKIESGTMSVDIDQVVLTEVAGQMERNFWQVAHDKGLSFITELAPELPRAIYTDSKRLQQVLRNLLSNAVKFTEQGQVLLRVYRATQGWSPEQETLNYASDVLAFSVVDTGIGIATDKQKLIFEAFQQADGSTSRKYGGTGLGLSISREIAQLLGGEIQLSSRLGEGSTFTLYLPLTYVPNADARRRLRNAAPTPVSTPTPTETTIRPLAPAVTNPPVVPQPVLPQSQTTIADDRNGITPGERVLLIVEDDPNFARLLLDMARQQGFKGLIAQGGSSGLALAREFRPDAILLDIRMPGMDGWTVLERLKHDLNTRHIPVQIISVEPGRQRGLQLGALAYLQKPVSNEDLTEALGEVKGFIERPVKNLLIVEGDEIQRQSIINLVGNNDVYVTAVGTGAAALEALRAGPFDCIVLDLGLPDMTGFELLRQIQQEVNLCKLPVVVYVREELSEQADAELKQIAETIILKEVHSPEHLLNETVLFLHRVQTSLTEFQRQMLERLYEAEPVLAEKTVLIVDDDLRNIFALTSMLERYRMRVLYAENGRDGIAVLQNHPEIDVILMDVMMPEMDGYETMQTIRQMNQFNSLPMLALTAKAMPGDREKCIEAGASDYIAKPVDSEQLLSLLRVWLSNRSS